CTTCCTTCGATACACATATAAACGGTAAAAATCGCTCCGGATTTAGAAACCGTTATTTTATCTTGCAACGGAATAAAATTCGTGGTAAAATAAGGACAATCAACAACTACATTTGAAGTATCTGCTTTTGTCTCGTATTTTTTTTGTGTATCAACCTTATTATAGTTTATAGCATCAAGTGCTAAATCTACATGAAGTTCTCTTTTATTTCCGTTAGCATCGACGCGATCAAAATCATATAAACGATATGTAATATCCGAAGTTTGCTGAATTTCGGCAACCACAAGTCCGGCGCCAATAGCATGAACGGTTCCGGTTTCTAAAAAGAAAACATCACCAACTTTTGCTTTTACATCATCAAGAATAGAAACCAATGTATTATTGTGTAAATGTTCTAAATATTCTTCTTTACTTGAATCTTCTTTAAAACCAACAATAATTCTTGCATCAGTATCAGCTTGCAGAACGTACCACATTTCGGTTTTACCAAAAGAATTGTGACGTTCTTTTGCTAATTTATCATTTGGATGAACTTGTATCGAAAGATCTTCACGAGCATCCAGATATTTAAAAAGTAACGGAAACTGTTTTCCAAAACGCTTATAAACTTCTGTTCCCAGAATTTCGCTTGGCGTTTCATCAATAAGATCCATTAATGATTTTCCTTTCAAAGTTCCATTAGCAATAACACTTACATCGCCTTCTACGGTAGACAATTCCCAGCTTTCGCCAGTAATTTTAGAAACAATTGGTTTATTAAGAACTGTTTTTAGTTTTTCTCCTCCCCAAATTCTTTCTTTCAGAATTGGTTCAAATTGCAATGGATATAATTTCGGCTTCATGAATATATTTATTTGGCTAATATTATTAGTTAAACACTGAGTTTTACGATACTAATTCTTTAATAGTCTCAAGTGCTTTTGGGATGTGTTTTGCAGCATTCATACTATCAAAAATCAAAATAACAACGCCATTTCGATCAATAACATATGTCACTCTTCCTGGCACAAGGCCAAATAAAGTATCACGAACGCCAAAAAGGTGTCGTAATCTTTTATCCTGATCTGATAACAGTATAAAAGGCAATTGATGTTTTTTGGCAAATTTTTGATGTGATTTTATACTATCACTGCTTATACCAATAACCTCAGCTCCCAAGTCTTTGAAATCTTCGTATTGATCTCTAAAACTACAAGCTTCGGTAGTACAACCAGGCGTATTATCTTTTGGGTAAAAATAAATCACGAGTGGTTTCCGCCCCAAAACACTTTGGCTTTCAAAAACTTCACCATGACTATCTTTTGCAGTAAAATTCGGAACTATATCTCCTATTTTTAATGACATTTATTATTCTCCTTTATAAGTTACAAAATTGCGGTCCGTTTCATTCAAAACGATTTCTAAGTCAAAATCGGGCTGAATTCTTTTTCTAATTTTATTCCATATCACAACTGCAATATTTTCTGCAGTTGGATTCAAATCCTGAAATTCCGGAACATCCAGATTCAGATTTTTGTGATCAAACGGTATTTCTACTTCTTCGAGTATAATATCCGCTAATACTTTCACATCTAAAACAAAACCAGTTTCTGGGTCAATTTTTCCTGTAACACTTACTGTTAAACCATAATTATGACCATGAAAATTAGGATTGTTACATTTTCCAAAAACAGCATTATTTTTTTCAAATGTCCAGTCTTTTCTATGCAATCGATGTGCAGCATTAAAATGTGCTTTTCTTGATATGGTTACTTTCATTTAGGCTTTTGGTTGTTATGGTTTTATATTTTATGGTCTTCTAAATAATGATAAAATTCATCAAAAATTATTTTGAACCAAACGGTATAAATCTCGGGCTGTTTTTCAATATCACTTTTTACATCTTCAATCTTCATCCATTTCCAGGCTTCGACTTCTTCGAAGTTTATATCCGGATTCTCATTATAATATCCAATCATAACATGATCTAATTCATGTTCTGTAAGACCATTATCAAAAGGAGCTTTATAAATAAAATGAAACAGTTCTTTCAATTCTGTTTTAAAACCCATTTCTTCAAACAATCGTCTGCTTCCTGCTTCAATATTCGTTTCGCCTTCACGCTGATGACTACAGCAAGTATTTGTCCAGAGTAAAGGTGAGTGGTATTTTTGATGAGCACGCTGCTGTAGCATAATCTCGTTTTTACTATTTAAAATAAAAACCGAAAAAGCGCGATGTAATAGTGCTTTTTCATGTGCTTCTAATTTTGGCATTAAGCCAATTTGCTCATCATTTTGATTAACTAGTATTACGTTTTCTTCTATCATTAGGGCGTTTTGTACAAACAAAAATACGAAAAAAGAAATGGCTTGAAAATCTTAGAAAAGATTGTGAAAAGTTTAACGAGCATTGCATTTTATACAAAACTGATTTACAAATATTTACAACTACTCTCCTTCTTAAAAACCTTTAAAAATAAGACATAAAAACTACAACATGTTATTTTTCGTAAATAATAAAAAGTTAAAACATACTTAAATAAATCTGAATTATAAAGTACACGACATTTCGAGGTAAAATCTCGTCGTATCTTTGAAATACAGAATTAAAGCACACAAAAACAATGAAAACAAAAACTCAAATCTTTAGCCTTTGCTTTTTAATTCCGCTTTTTATTTTACAAGCATGTGGACAAAGCGCAAAAAAACAAAATACAAAAACAGTGGTCATGGAAAACAAAATCTCTAAACCCGGAAATCCTTATTATTCGAATACAGATACCACGAAACTAAATGTGAGTAATGCGGAATGGAAAAAAGTACTTCCCGATGATATTTACGCCGTAATGCGTGAAGCAGATACCGAAAGACCTTTTACAGGAAAATATTGGAAAACTGACGAAAAAGGAACTTATTATTGCGCTTCCTGCGGAAATTTACTTTTTAGATCCGGCGCCAAGTTTGCAAGCAGCTGCGGATGGCCAAGTTTTTTTGAACAAGACAACAAAAAAAGTGTGGTTTACAAAAACGATAATTCTCTGGGAATGGAAAGAATCGAAGCGCTTTGTGGTCGTTGTGGCGGACATTTAGGACATTTATTCGATGACGGACCTGCCCCAACCGGAAAACGTTATTGCATGAATTCGATTGCATTAGATTTTATTCCTGATAACAAATAACAAAGACATGAAAAATACAATATTGATTTGCCTTTTTGCCTTATCCTTAAACGGATTTGCGCAAAATAAAAAAGCCTCAAACCTAGAAACGATTACCCTTGGCGGAGGATGTTATTGGTGCGTAGAAGCTGTTTATGAAAATCTTGACGGAGTAAAATCTGTGGTTTCAGGATTTTCAGGAGGAAAAGTAGCTAACCCAAGTTATGAAGAAGTTTGCACGGGAACAACCGGTCATGCCGAAGTCGTACAAATTACCTTTGATAAAAACGTAACCGATATAAATGAAATATTTAAAGTTTTCTTCACCGTTCACGATCCAACGACTTTAAACCGACAAGGTGCAGATGTTGGAACTCAATATCGTTCCGTGATCTTTTATAAAAATGAAGAACAAAAAAAGGCAGCGCAAAGCATTATCGCAGATCTTAACAAAGCAAAAGTTTACGATAGTCCGATTGTGACAAAAATAGAACCTTTTAAAGCTTTCTATAAAGCCGAAGATTATCATCAGAATTATTATGCGAATAATAAAAATCAGCCGTATTGCAAAATGGTAATTCAGCCCAAAATCGAAAAATTCGAAAAGGTCTTTAAAGACAAATTAAAAAAGAAATAAAAATACTTTATCTGGTTAATAATAGTTGCCGTCCATTTTTATGGACGGTTTTTTTTATGCTCTTTTTTGCCACAAATTGCACTAATTTACACGAATTATATTTTTACGTTGATAACATAAAAATTAGAGAAATTCGCGGCAAACTTTTTACACAAAAATCAATTCATTTTTTTTTGTAATTTGCAACAACAAATCAATCAAGAACCAAAACTAAAAACCATCAAATGAAACGATTATTTCTATTATTTGTTTTCTTAATTACTGTTAATCAAATTCATTCACAAGAAAACCTGCCAACAGATTATCTTTCAAAAGAATTCCACAAAGGCCGCAGAGAAGCTTTCAGAAATCTTATGCCAGCCAATTCTGTCGCGATTATTTTTTCTTATCCCGAAAGAGTTTTTTCAAAAGATATTAATTATAATTTCCATCAAAATCCTGATTTGTATTACTTGACAGGATACAAAGAGCCCGATGCTGTTTTATTAATTTTCAAAGAAAATCAAGGAACAGATCAAACCTATAATGAAGTTTTTTTTATAAGAGAAAAAAATGCCGGAAAAGAAATGTGGACAGGAAGACGACTTGGCGTTGAAGGCGTGAAATCTCAATTGGGAATTTCTACCGTTTACAACGGAAAAGATTTTAAGGATTTCGCAATTGATTTTAAAAAATTCGATAAAATAATTTATGACAATATCCCTGTTGATATTAGAAATAACACATCAGGTTTTGACCTTTTTGGATTACTGCAAACCTTCAAAACCAAAGCAGAAATCACAAAAGAAGATCCTATTTCTCTAGAGCTTTTCAAATCAATTACATCTACGCTTAGAGAAATCAAAACCCCTGAGGAAATGGAATTAATGCGTAAAACCGTTAAACTTTCCTGTATTGCACACAACGAAGTAATGAAAGCCGTTGGACCAAATATGAGCGAAAATGAAGCTGACGGAATTCACGCCTATATTCACCGCAGATATGGTGCCGAAGGCGAAGGTTATCCGCCAATTGTTGGTGCTGGAGCAAACGGATGTATTCTACATTATGGAGAAAACAACAGCACAAAAATGGACAACCAATTACTACTAATGGATGTTGGATCTGAATACCACGGTTATTCCGCCGATGTTACCAGAACAATTCCTGCAAACGGAAAATTCACTGAAGAACAAAAAGCCATTTATCAATTAGTTTACGATGCTCAGGAAGCCGTTTTTAAAATCTGCAAAGAAGGAACACCTCTTATAGACTTGAATAATACTGCAAAAGACGTTCTCGCAAATGGTTTAATAAAATTAGGAATCATCACAGATCCAAAAGATGTAAAACTTTATTATCCGCACAGTTGTTCTCATTTTCTCGGTTTAGATGTTCATGATAAAGGAAATTATAGCGGTCCAAAAAGCACTCTTAAAGAAAATATGATTATCACTGTTGAACCTGGAATTTATATTCCGGCAAATAGCAAATGCGATAAAAAATGGTGGAATATTGGTGTTCGTATCGAAGATGATATTGCAATCAAAAAAGATTCATATGAAAATTTATCTGCTGAATCTCCAAGAAAATGGCAAGATGTTGAGAAACTTGCCGCTCAAAAAAGCACATTAAACGAAATGAAATTACCTAAAATATAATTTGTTTTAGCTTCATAACTAAAAACAATTCAAAACCTCGCCATATTTAAGCGAGGTTTTTTTATGCAGTTTTAAGAAAAGCTTTCAAAACTTAAACTGATTTTTACCGTACTTTGTATTCTTAAACACATTAAAAATGAAAGCACTTACCTTCTCCTCTTTCGGAGATTCTGATGTTTTGGAATATATTGAAATTCCGAATCCGCAATTAAAAAAAGATGAAATTCTTGTCGAAATGAAAGCCATCGGATTAAATTTTGCCGATGTTTACAGACGAAAAGGAAACTATCATTTAAAAGGAAATCCTCCTTTTATTGCAGGTTACGAAGGTGCCGGAATTATTGTTGATGCTAATAATCATCCGGAATATAAAATTGGAGATCGCGTGGCTTTCGCCGATGTTCCTTTTGCAAACGCTGAATTTGTTGCCGTTAATACAAATCATGCCCTCCCTTTGCCCGAAGCTATTTCTTTTGAAACTGCCGCTTCTATTTTACTGCAAGGTTTAACAGCACATTATTTAGCAACAGACAGCCATAAAACTCAAAAAGGTGAAACCGTTTTAATTCATGCCGTTGCTGGCGGAGTTGGTCAGTTTCTAACACAAATCAGCAAACTTCTCGGAGCGACTGTTATTGGTTTAACCTCTTCTTCAGACAAAGCAAAAGTTGCACTTGAACAAGGCGCAGATCATGTTTTTCTATATAATGAAGATTGGAAATCAGATATTTTTAAAACGATTCCAAAAGGTGTCGATGTAGTTTACGACAGCATCGGAAGCACATTAACAGAAAGTTTTGAAGTCACAAAAGAATGCGGACAAGTTGTTTTCTTCGGAATGGCAGGCGGCGATCCTGAACCTGTAAATCCAAGAATGTTAATGGACACTTCAAAAACATTAACTGGAGGAGATTTATGGAGTTATTTGAACTCAAAAGAAGAAAGAATCAAAAGGGCCAATCAATTATTCTCTTGGATTATCGAAGGAAAAATTACACTTTCAACACCAACATCTTTCAAATTATCCGAAGGAAAACTAGCACACGATTATCTTGAAAGCCGAAAAAGTACAGGAAAAATAATCATGATTCCTTAGATTTGAAATTAAAATAACAACCTACAAACACGTATGAAAGAAAATTTTATTAAGCACTTCATATCCACTTTATCTCTTCTTTTTCTTCTAATGGTTAGCTATAATAGTTATTCACAGAAAAACAAATGTATTATTTAT
This genomic window from Flavobacterium sp. 9 contains:
- the msrB gene encoding peptide-methionine (R)-S-oxide reductase MsrB translates to MKTKTQIFSLCFLIPLFILQACGQSAKKQNTKTVVMENKISKPGNPYYSNTDTTKLNVSNAEWKKVLPDDIYAVMREADTERPFTGKYWKTDEKGTYYCASCGNLLFRSGAKFASSCGWPSFFEQDNKKSVVYKNDNSLGMERIEALCGRCGGHLGHLFDDGPAPTGKRYCMNSIALDFIPDNK
- the msrA gene encoding peptide-methionine (S)-S-oxide reductase MsrA, giving the protein MKNTILICLFALSLNGFAQNKKASNLETITLGGGCYWCVEAVYENLDGVKSVVSGFSGGKVANPSYEEVCTGTTGHAEVVQITFDKNVTDINEIFKVFFTVHDPTTLNRQGADVGTQYRSVIFYKNEEQKKAAQSIIADLNKAKVYDSPIVTKIEPFKAFYKAEDYHQNYYANNKNQPYCKMVIQPKIEKFEKVFKDKLKKK
- a CDS encoding quinone oxidoreductase; translated protein: MKALTFSSFGDSDVLEYIEIPNPQLKKDEILVEMKAIGLNFADVYRRKGNYHLKGNPPFIAGYEGAGIIVDANNHPEYKIGDRVAFADVPFANAEFVAVNTNHALPLPEAISFETAASILLQGLTAHYLATDSHKTQKGETVLIHAVAGGVGQFLTQISKLLGATVIGLTSSSDKAKVALEQGADHVFLYNEDWKSDIFKTIPKGVDVVYDSIGSTLTESFEVTKECGQVVFFGMAGGDPEPVNPRMLMDTSKTLTGGDLWSYLNSKEERIKRANQLFSWIIEGKITLSTPTSFKLSEGKLAHDYLESRKSTGKIIMIP
- a CDS encoding type I phosphomannose isomerase catalytic subunit, which encodes MKPKLYPLQFEPILKERIWGGEKLKTVLNKPIVSKITGESWELSTVEGDVSVIANGTLKGKSLMDLIDETPSEILGTEVYKRFGKQFPLLFKYLDAREDLSIQVHPNDKLAKERHNSFGKTEMWYVLQADTDARIIVGFKEDSSKEEYLEHLHNNTLVSILDDVKAKVGDVFFLETGTVHAIGAGLVVAEIQQTSDITYRLYDFDRVDANGNKRELHVDLALDAINYNKVDTQKKYETKADTSNVVVDCPYFTTNFIPLQDKITVSKSGAIFTVYMCIEGSFEIEYDGFKEVYQKGDTVLVPAEINAFFLTGNASILEIYIS
- a CDS encoding 6-carboxytetrahydropterin synthase yields the protein MKVTISRKAHFNAAHRLHRKDWTFEKNNAVFGKCNNPNFHGHNYGLTVSVTGKIDPETGFVLDVKVLADIILEEVEIPFDHKNLNLDVPEFQDLNPTAENIAVVIWNKIRKRIQPDFDLEIVLNETDRNFVTYKGE
- a CDS encoding peroxiredoxin; the protein is MSLKIGDIVPNFTAKDSHGEVFESQSVLGRKPLVIYFYPKDNTPGCTTEACSFRDQYEDFKDLGAEVIGISSDSIKSHQKFAKKHQLPFILLSDQDKRLRHLFGVRDTLFGLVPGRVTYVIDRNGVVILIFDSMNAAKHIPKALETIKELVS
- the idi gene encoding isopentenyl-diphosphate Delta-isomerase, encoding MIEENVILVNQNDEQIGLMPKLEAHEKALLHRAFSVFILNSKNEIMLQQRAHQKYHSPLLWTNTCCSHQREGETNIEAGSRRLFEEMGFKTELKELFHFIYKAPFDNGLTEHELDHVMIGYYNENPDINFEEVEAWKWMKIEDVKSDIEKQPEIYTVWFKIIFDEFYHYLEDHKI
- a CDS encoding aminopeptidase P N-terminal domain-containing protein, yielding MKRLFLLFVFLITVNQIHSQENLPTDYLSKEFHKGRREAFRNLMPANSVAIIFSYPERVFSKDINYNFHQNPDLYYLTGYKEPDAVLLIFKENQGTDQTYNEVFFIREKNAGKEMWTGRRLGVEGVKSQLGISTVYNGKDFKDFAIDFKKFDKIIYDNIPVDIRNNTSGFDLFGLLQTFKTKAEITKEDPISLELFKSITSTLREIKTPEEMELMRKTVKLSCIAHNEVMKAVGPNMSENEADGIHAYIHRRYGAEGEGYPPIVGAGANGCILHYGENNSTKMDNQLLLMDVGSEYHGYSADVTRTIPANGKFTEEQKAIYQLVYDAQEAVFKICKEGTPLIDLNNTAKDVLANGLIKLGIITDPKDVKLYYPHSCSHFLGLDVHDKGNYSGPKSTLKENMIITVEPGIYIPANSKCDKKWWNIGVRIEDDIAIKKDSYENLSAESPRKWQDVEKLAAQKSTLNEMKLPKI